The genomic stretch AGTAGATGAGATGTAGCAAACTAGTACATgctagtaatttttttattaatgaaactaaaatcaaaagaaatataatactagtaaaatTTGCAATAATCAATTTCATTAATCTAGAGAGGCGCCAATTAAACTAGAAATGTCTTCAGACTTGCAAGTGCTCATATCATATAGATCCAACTCCAAGAAAATCTATAAATGTAGGCGTTTCCACACTCTCCTGATAACAGTGAGCGTCTTGGTAGTGATATGCAGCCGAAGTAGAAGACGATACTGGAGCAGCAAACGATATCTGCGACGTTGATCCCGGTGAGTATGAACTTCCTGCTGCAAACAAGCACACAAATATGATCAATTAATTCACTGGGCACATGAATCAATTTGTGAGCTATCAAGAAAAATATATACTGCTACTAATTTTCATAACATAAGAGTAAATATCATTATAAACCCCAATCTATAGTCAAAATAATATCCCAAATTAACCATCAGCTTTGCATAAAAATGTAATGCATCCTTTTTCACTCCCCAAATTCATGATGTGGCTCATCAAATACTATTTTATAATTTACGTTGACATAACAGAAACCATGTTGTTTTGAGCCTTActactaaaatgaaaatttgaacATGAACTTTTAAGTATTCAATCATGAAAGTACATCGTTTTTTTATATTAACCTCGTAGTTTAGGATTTGAATAAATACTTTTAATAGTTAGCTCTAGACATATTTCTAGagtatattttgaaattaatgtcATATTACCCTAAAATGATACAAATATTTTAAACATAGTCTAATTTTGTAAAACTCGATTAGGTTCGAATAAGCTCGTGAGTAGAagtattttgtaattaaaaaagttCAAGGTTTGACAATCTAAAggttaaaaattacataaatgatACAAATCTGTTGCAAATGATACATAAACATGATACAAACTAAGTCATATTTACCCTCAAAATGATATAAATGTGTTGCAAATTTTACATAAGGGAGAATGTCATATGATGTTTCTAAAGTTATAAATTATCTAGGGTTTTTAATCTAGTGACTGTCAAATAGAAGTGATGATGGCATTAATATAAAGAAGAATCAAAGTAATAAAGATTTATTTGAGACAAGAAATACCATGGTTGAAGTGTTGATAGTCGAATAAGCCATGTTCACCATAGTAATTCGGGGTAGTGGCAAGAGAGTTGTAGTTATAAGCTACAGACTCTTGCATTGTCGTCGTTCTTGTGCGATCTTCGAGAGGTGGAGTCTTCGAGCAAGCCCATTTCATCTTCATGTAGGACTTGGGTTTGTCTCTGCTCCTCCTCGCCATCAGCACATGCCAATGGTTCTTCAACGAATTGTCCGTTCGACCTGGGAAAAGCCGGGAAATCAGAGCCCATTTGTTGCCATACATTCTGTGAGCCTCCATTAGTCTATCCTCCTCTTCATCTGTGAATGCCTTCTTGTTGATCGTAGGGTCTAGTTGATTATACCATCTCAATCTGCAGCTCTTTCCTACAAAATACgattaaaaaaacacattttaggTCAGA from Salvia splendens isolate huo1 chromosome 15, SspV2, whole genome shotgun sequence encodes the following:
- the LOC121767738 gene encoding transcription factor CSA-like isoform X1; this encodes MYHHRENAGGASLIDRLLRPMFSLGFSGNPMDDRPDQIILGFQSSDLNYHEEEEEEEEETSYKNTKRNEENPNSISKRRENGGTKFCARGHWKPSEDAKLKELVSAYGPQNWNLIAERLEGRSGKSCRLRWYNQLDPTINKKAFTDEEEDRLMEAHRMYGNKWALISRLFPGRTDNSLKNHWHVLMARRSRDKPKSYMKMKWACSKTPPLEDRTRTTTMQESVAYNYNSLATTPNYYGEHGLFDYQHFNHAGSSYSPGSTSQISFAAPVSSSTSAAYHYQDAHCYQESVETPTFIDFLGVGSI
- the LOC121767738 gene encoding transcription factor MYB56-like isoform X2 produces the protein MYHHRENAGGASLIDRLLRPMFSLGFSGNPMDDRPDQIILGFQSSDLNYHEEEEEEEEETSYKNTKRNEENPNSISKRRENGGTKFCARGHWKPSEDAKLKELVSAYGPQNWNLIAERLEGRSGKSCRLRWYNQLDPTINKKAFTDEEEDRLMEAHRMYGNKWALISRLFPGRTDNSLKNHWHVLMARRSRDKPKSYMKMKWACSKTPPLEDRTRTTTMQESVAYNYNSLATTPNYYGEHGLFDYQHFNHGSSYSPGSTSQISFAAPVSSSTSAAYHYQDAHCYQESVETPTFIDFLGVGSI